The Theropithecus gelada isolate Dixy chromosome X, Tgel_1.0, whole genome shotgun sequence genome includes a window with the following:
- the ETDB gene encoding uncharacterized protein ETDB — translation MDKELPKGSPRETTLNIKKSDKSFKRKKPTKNVLVFLINRQLGRHRSDIDLSRWLWMLS, via the coding sequence ATGGATAAAGAACTCCCGAAAGGCAGCCCCAGAGAGACCACACTGAACATCAAGAAATCAGACAAATCCTTCAAACGCAAGAAGCCCACCAAAAATGTGCTGGTCTTTTTAATCAACAGACAACTGGGCAGGCACAGAAGTGACATCGACCTGTCAAGGTGGCTGTGGATGCTGTCATAA